GCTGACCGAACCGCCGGATGCGGACCCGCATGTCCGGTGGTGTGGCAGGGGCCGGGTCAAGGAAAATCACCTTGGCCTGCCTCTATGCTGATTATAGCGGGAGGGGTTTTGACCGATTACTTGCTTGGGACTTTTTTGTGGGTAGTTTTTTGGGGGGTCGTCGGGGCCAACCTCGGTAGTTTTGCTAATGTGTGTATTTATCGTGTGCCTCGGGGAAAGTCTGTGGTTTTACCTCGGTCTCGTTGTCCGCGATGTCATGGGGCCATTTTGTGGTTTCAGAATATCCCCATAGTAAGTTATGCCCTTCTGGGCGGACGTTGTTTTCATTGCCAAAAACCAATTCCCAAACGATACCCCATCATCGAATTTATAATGGCCGTAATGATCGCTCTGGTGTTTTTTCGTTCGGCACCGGGTCCTTCCCTTGTCCTGGGAGTTTTTATCACTTTCGTTTTGGTTGTGATTTCGTTTGTTGATTCGGATTGGAAAATCATCCCGGATTTTTTTTCAATGGGATTAATCGGGGTCGGGCTTGTCGTTTCTCCGTTGAACAGTTTGCTCGGGGGGGATGGGACAGCGCGCGTTCTTTCCTCAATGAAGGGGTGTCTGGTGGGTTTCGGAAGCGCCTGGCTCTTGGCAGTGGCCGGACGCCGTTTTTTTCGGCGTGAGGCGTTGGGGGGCGGGGACGTTAAACTCTTGGCTGGGCTGGGCACCTTTCTGGGGTGGCCAGGCGTATTTACCAGTTGGTTCTTGGCGTCCATTCTGGGGACCCTCTTCTTTGTCTCCCTAAAAGTTCGCGGGAAAATGAATTGGGGGGCCTATCTCCCCTTCGGTCCGTTCCTCGCGGCGGGGGCTTGGGCCCATTGGGTCTGGCCGACTTTTTTTTTAAGGTGTTGGGGGTTTTGAATTATTTTTGATAAAGTATCCTCGGTAAATGAAAAAACCCTTGACAAAATTCATAGGGAACCTATATAAATAGGGCAGGAAGAAGAGAACACCCATCCGTCACCGATTGGGGTCCCCGGTTCAAGGGGGTATCGGAGCGGTTGCTGACAACAGAACAAAGGCGTGCAATGACTCTTGCGGACACCCTGAAAGGCTTTCGGTTAGACAAGCTTCGGCTCAAAGCCAAAGACGCCATTGGCGTTGATTTGGGCTCGACCGCCATAAAGATCGTTCAGCTTAAATCGATGGGGGGGCGGTGGAAGTTACACCGATGCGCGCATCTTGCTTTAACCAACGCGGGGCCTGATGTTCCCGCGCCGGAGCGGCGCGCCCAGGCGGTGGGTTTACTCAAGGATTACGTCCACAAACAAAAAGGGGCCCTCGCAAAGAGTGCGGTGGTGTCGGTTTCCGGGAACTCGGTCATTGTCCGTTTCGTTAAATTCCCTAAAATGTCACGGGATGATCTTTCCAAGATGATCCTCATTGAAGCCGAGCCTTACATCCCCTTTTCCATTCCAGAAGTGAACTTGGATTTCCAGATTTTGGGTGACGTGGTTGAAGATGCCCAAAAAAAAATGGAAACGATTTTAGTGGCCGCAAAAAAAGAAATCATCAGTGCCCGCGTGGAAATTGCTCAGCAGGCCGGGTTGTCTCCTGTTCTTATCGATGTGGACGCTTTCGCCCTCCAAAACGCCTATGAAATTTCACTTGGAGCCACGCGTGAAACATGCCTAATTGTACACGTCGGCGCTTTTGTTACGACTATGGTTATTGTTGAAAACGGGGTTCCTAAAGTGGTTCGGGACGTTTTTATTGCGGGGAACGCGGTGTCCAAAGCCCTTCAACGGAATTTTCAATGTGACGGCAAGCAGGCGGAAGCCATGAAAGTGAGGGCTCAAATTCTGGTGACGCCCGAAGATCGTGAACGGGCTATGGGCGACGCCAACAAGGAAACCCTTCAGATGTCAACGGTGATTCTTCCCGTGATGAAAGATCTTCTTGCTGAAATTCAACGATCTCTCGACTTTTATTTTTCGCAAGGATCCGATCGTCAGGTGGCGCGTGTGCTGGTCTCTGGGGGCGCTTCTCGTTTGGGGAATTTGGTGCCGTACTTGGCTCAAGAGCTTCGCCTTCCTGTGGAAATTTTTGATCCGTTTCAGCGGATTGACGGGGCTCAGTCCATCTCCCCGGAAATGCGCCCTCTGTTCTCTGTGGCGGTTGGTTTGGCGCTTCGTCGTGAGGGAGATATGGGCTAACCGCCCTTTCCTATGATTAAGGTCAACCTCCTCCCTCGGGAGATATACGCCGCTCGGGCCCAACAACAAATTAAGGTGGTGGGCATTGGTTTGGGCGTTCTCCTTCTGGGCTCGCTTTTAGCTTACTACGGCTCCCTGTTCATGCGGTCCAAGGCTTTGGCCAAAGAATTGGTGGGCGCTCAAGCAGAACTCCAGAAATATGAGCGGATCGATGCGGAGGTGAAAGCGTACCAGCAACAAGAAAATTCTTTGAGTTCACGCTACGGGGTTATTCAACAATTGTTGCGGGGAACCTTGACTTACCCAAAGTTCGTTGAGGATTTCATGGCGCTCTTTCCATCCGATATATGGATCAACACGTTGACGACGGCCACCGATCCGTCTTACGCATTGGCGGTGACGGTTGATGCAAAGTCCCTCTCCAGCTTTGCGATTGCTGATTGGCTTTCGAATCTTCAATCGTCTCCGCTCTGTTCCGCCGTTCGGTTGGGGACCATCAATGTGGAAGAGCAGGGGGAAGGGCTGGGATTGATTTATTCTTTTACGCTAAACTTTCGATACCAGCGGACGGAAAATTAATATGACATTGAGCCAAGAACAGCAGAAGCAACTTGCCATGGTTGTCGTCGCGATGGTGATGTTTGGCTACGTTTATATGGCACGGTTTTTGAGGCCGCTTAAGGCAGAAATTCAGACGAAAGAGGCCGAATTGGCCAGCGTGAACAGCCGGATTGAGGGGTTGCGTGCCACTGCGAGTCAACGGGATCAACTTCTCAAACGCGTTGAAGAACTGAAAGTTCTCGTTTCTGCTGTGGAAAAGCGGTTGCCTCGTGACAGGAACCTTCAAGACATCATTCGCCTGGTTTCCGAGTTGGCAACACAAAACGGAGTTCATTATTCGGTTTTTGAACCTCAGGTGGAGCAAACGTCACAACTGTTTATTGAGCTCCCCATTAATTTAAAAATCAGCGGTACAGTTCTGTCTGTTTCCAAATTAATGGCGGCACTGGGGCAGCAGGAACGTATCTTGAGCGTGCGGAATCTGACATTGAATTTCATGTTGGATTCCAAAAAAAATAGAACGGTTAGCGGTCAATTTACGCTGGTCGCTTTTGTGTACAACGGATGAGGTCCTTCCCGATGCCATTTTTTCGAACCGTTTCTCTTGCGGCCCTGCTGGGCGGCGTCTGGGGAGGGCCCACCGGGAATTGTTTTGGTGACGATCTTGTTCCTCCCGTGGTGGCTTTTTCCTCAACGACCATCGCGGTGTCGACCCCACCGGTTGCCCCGGGGTACGTCTACCAGGGGGATCGATTTCGTGACCCTTTTATCCCGCTCGTGGGCGCCGATACGGGGCGATATGAGGCTTTGCCATCGAATGAACTCCTCCCCCCATTTAATGCAATAGGCGCGGATCTTAAGGGAATTTTGAAGGCGACCACGGGCCGATGGGCGGTTCTCCGCACGGTCGATGGGGTCACCTATTTGGTGAAGAACGGAAAAGTTTTTGACCCCAAACGGAAGGAAGTCGAAGGCTATCAGGGGATTGTAAAAGAAAAGTCTCTGGTCATTTTGGGCCCGAAGAACGAAGAAGTGATCTTGAACCTTAAAAAAGAGGCGGAGGAGAAATAGGGTTTCTACGGATTTCATACAGAAAGAGGTTTTTCCGCAGGGGACTGGGTGGTTTGACTGAATGACGAATATCGACGAGCGAAGTTAATTTTTTTGGGGCGAGCGAGGAGGCTTGACACCGATGACTAAAACATACGAATCTGGTTTTTTTGAGGGAGCACTGGGGTCCGCCTTGGGGCGGATTCTTCGTGGGGTTCTCCTTTTAACATTGGTTGTTCCGCAACCCGCGGTTTTCGCCCTTGCCACATTCGACTCCCCTCACGGGAAGGGAAATGAGCCGATTGTCACCACAGGGGCTACAGCAACCTTGCAAAGCATTTCATTTGATAAGAATCGGCTTCACGTCGGACTTGACCGGTCCGTTGCCTATCGGGTATTTTCGCTCACGAAACCATCTCGCGTGGTGATTGA
The genomic region above belongs to Elusimicrobiota bacterium and contains:
- the pilM gene encoding type IV pilus assembly protein PilM; translation: MTLADTLKGFRLDKLRLKAKDAIGVDLGSTAIKIVQLKSMGGRWKLHRCAHLALTNAGPDVPAPERRAQAVGLLKDYVHKQKGALAKSAVVSVSGNSVIVRFVKFPKMSRDDLSKMILIEAEPYIPFSIPEVNLDFQILGDVVEDAQKKMETILVAAKKEIISARVEIAQQAGLSPVLIDVDAFALQNAYEISLGATRETCLIVHVGAFVTTMVIVENGVPKVVRDVFIAGNAVSKALQRNFQCDGKQAEAMKVRAQILVTPEDRERAMGDANKETLQMSTVILPVMKDLLAEIQRSLDFYFSQGSDRQVARVLVSGGASRLGNLVPYLAQELRLPVEIFDPFQRIDGAQSISPEMRPLFSVAVGLALRREGDMG
- the pilO gene encoding type 4a pilus biogenesis protein PilO is translated as MTLSQEQQKQLAMVVVAMVMFGYVYMARFLRPLKAEIQTKEAELASVNSRIEGLRATASQRDQLLKRVEELKVLVSAVEKRLPRDRNLQDIIRLVSELATQNGVHYSVFEPQVEQTSQLFIELPINLKISGTVLSVSKLMAALGQQERILSVRNLTLNFMLDSKKNRTVSGQFTLVAFVYNG
- a CDS encoding PilN domain-containing protein, whose amino-acid sequence is MIKVNLLPREIYAARAQQQIKVVGIGLGVLLLGSLLAYYGSLFMRSKALAKELVGAQAELQKYERIDAEVKAYQQQENSLSSRYGVIQQLLRGTLTYPKFVEDFMALFPSDIWINTLTTATDPSYALAVTVDAKSLSSFAIADWLSNLQSSPLCSAVRLGTINVEEQGEGLGLIYSFTLNFRYQRTEN
- a CDS encoding prepilin peptidase, which encodes MTDYLLGTFLWVVFWGVVGANLGSFANVCIYRVPRGKSVVLPRSRCPRCHGAILWFQNIPIVSYALLGGRCFHCQKPIPKRYPIIEFIMAVMIALVFFRSAPGPSLVLGVFITFVLVVISFVDSDWKIIPDFFSMGLIGVGLVVSPLNSLLGGDGTARVLSSMKGCLVGFGSAWLLAVAGRRFFRREALGGGDVKLLAGLGTFLGWPGVFTSWFLASILGTLFFVSLKVRGKMNWGAYLPFGPFLAAGAWAHWVWPTFFLRCWGF